TCTTTTATGCAACCAGTCCGGGTGTTTCACTCTAGGAACCGGATTGGACAACTAAAAAAGAATTATTCTCCTattgttatatttaaattaggAAGTTTCAAATATCTAgataaataagataaatactccTTGCATTGCTGCTGgaattgtaataattttttgAATAGCACTTCCAAGTCTTTCAATATAATAACTCCAATCTAAAATATCCCGTATGTCGTCGCTTTGTAAACTAGAATCTTTTAACCATTTTCGTAAATAGTATTTTCTTATTGCAGGTTCCGATTGAAATATTGCTAATGGTATTGCCCTAAttgtataatgaaatatgtaattttattgTCATATAATTTTCTTCATACAGAAGCAAAACTTCATCCCTACCGTTCTGTAACTGGTGCGCCTTGAGGTTTATTAGCAATAATGTATTTACATGCTAAGCCAGCATCTTTAATCATTTGATCACCTAAAAATTCCGCTAATCTTTTAGCAGTAGAAATAGACGTCGACTTTTGACTTCCATATTCCTCCAATTTTCGTGACATTGATTTGTTTTCGGATATAAGTTCAAATAACTCCGAATCTGGCATATCTGCACACTATAAAGATTTATATATTTAGTTATTAATATGTTACATGTAAAAGAATCAACAATATTGGATATTTACTTTGCTATAAAGAATATCAAGCCAATAATCTGCATCTTTAGCTACTGACGCATAGCACTCTTCTAATGTGCTACCTTTTAAGAAAGATTCGAATACGGACGTCTGAAAAACTTTTATTAGCTGAAGTTCACCTCTTCGTTTTACTTCAAAACCTTTCAGTTCAGCTAAAGAACCGTCGAAATTGAAGACTGCGTATcgtttttttaatctttttccttcttcttttgctGCAGGTAATACCATAGCTAAATAAGGACCATCCACTTCAAAAAATATAGAGTTTTCACTCTTAATTTTATACGTAAGATTTTCAGGATCAACGAGTTCATGGTATACGTCATTAGTAAATTGATCctataaataatatgaaaatgatACAAAAAAAGAACTCtagttaataaaaaaatgttgttGCGATTCTGATTTACCTTCACCATAAAATTAAGAACAGCATTCGGATATGATACTaccaatttttttttctttgggtGAGTAGTATAAACAACAACATTATCAGGAAAAGATGCTGGTAGAACGCACCAGATTCCATCCGTATCTAACTCTAAAGGTCGACCAACTTGTTCGATAATTTCTCTAGCTCTCATAATAATGTGTGCTCCCGTGTAACATACTATGCCACCCATCTCCATACTAAACCATCGAGACCTAACATACCAAACAtcgtattaataattttaaatataagaaaAGATAAACATACATACCCTTTTCTCATAACGTATCCATAGAAGGAATTTAAGATACATTTGTGTGCCAGTTGTAATGAATCATATAGTACTTCTCGATTTTTAGCAGACTTAATATCAGCAGCATCTCCTTTTGCTACGGCTGCCGCCACCTCTTGTTTAGCTACCTTAGTAAGCGCCTTGTATTCATATCTCCTATCTCTAAACGCTCGTACAGTGTCAACATAAAATGAATTCTCTTTTTGGCAAATCGTTTGTGTTCTTTCTTCCATGCTAGTAATCTTAACTTTCTTATAAGCTTTCTTACAGTACTCTGTGAGTCGTTTCTTCTCATACGATACTTGTTCCTCTTTAGATAATTCATGATATGCTCTACGAGCTCCGCCTGGGAATTGCGGtggaaatttttcattttcaagtTGTTGCTGCATTCGTTGATATTCACTTAAAGTTGCAGTGACTGAAATCaagtaaaaatatatgtttGTATGTAAGActaaattttattacattattcaaatattatttacgCATTTTGTTGTCTTACAATATTCTCCTCTCCACATCCACTCCATTTTTCTTTGGCAAAGTGCTCCTGGTTTATTATAATTGCATGCAGCACATACAGTTTCATCGACCATCGCGGATGGTTGAAGACGATTGGTTAAAATAATATTTGGATACATAGCACCGACATCTAAGTGATATATTACGGGGTTCTCTAATCTCAATGGTTGATTTCTTAAACCTTTCAATTTCATTGTAATTTCTTCAACCACTTCCTCAAAATTTGTAACCATTTCTATGGgcactttttcttcttcttgtaTAGCATGCTTTAATGCAGATTCAACGCCATTTATTAATTCTTCTACTGCACTTGGTACTATTTTAAAACGACAAGGAATATCGGCTCTGAAAACACCAGATTCTAAAGCTTCAACATGTCCTCCAACATACGTTTCTTGGTCCAATAAATGACCATCTTTTGTAAATTTGTTGAATTCCTGCTCCTGCTTGTTAGGAAATATAATGTTAGCTTGAAAAGCTTGCACCATTAAAAGAGATTCGCATAATGTACCAGATCCTTTTCTGAGTACCTGTAAatgaagaaatataatttatatcatCTTTACTATAGCTTGCTATATAACTTACTTCATCTGGTTCCATAGGAATAATGGTACACAGAGCAAATATGAAAGGATGAACATATTTATAGTAAAGATAATACGTTGCAACCGCATCAGAAACTGAATAATTTGCGAGAGTCTCTGGATCCTCAGACGCCAATCTACACATATCTTCGGGATCCAGTTCCACTGGATTATATCTAAGCTTTGCCTTTGCTACAGCTTTTAAATTCTGAGAACCTACAGGAAGATACGAATCGCGCCTGACCCAACTGcaatgaaaattatatattagaAAAAGCTCTTTATGCAATCGTTCTTTTTGCAATTCTTTATGATAGTTTCAATAAatttagttttatatattgCAGTACCATAAACAGTCCATATGCATGGCTGGTCTACTGCTGTAAACTCCATCACGATTTTTCGAAAAACCAATTCTGTCTTTCATATCCATGTTATGAAAAGCTGCTCTAGTCTCTACAAATGGCCAATCGAAAAAATCACCGTTGTATGTTACGAATATATGTGGTCGAATATCATTTATGTGATCGAAAAATCTTTTTATTGTGGCCTTTTCATTAGGTTCGTTGAAAACTGTAAAAAATCCCTCAAACTCCGGTTTTGGGGTATACTCAAAATTTTCGATATCATTTGCAATTATTTCTCTATTTGTTATTAAATACCCCTGAAaatgtaaatatgtataaaatatacttaAAGCATCAAGTAAGTATTAAAATAAGACATTTTTCACCTGTCCATCAATCATATATGAGATCATCATAATTTGGTCAGTATCAGCATCTGGAAATTTCAGAGGAAGTTTTGTAGTTTCAATATCATATGCCAAAACAATTGGATCAGGTGGTTCAATAAGATCATCTCTCTTTGTAATTATTGGTACATCATTTCCTCTTGTTTTCACAGAATACCAGTTACCACAACAAATTTTCATGTCTATGGAGACACGAACATGATGTGGTACATCGTATTCTCTGTAGAAATATATGCACACCGTTAACATAAATATTATACTCAACATATAAGTGAAAGTATATTACCTGATATCAAGAATATTATCCATAAAATCTATGGTTTGCTTCTTAATATCTCCCGTACTCTGTTCTGTATTTAATACATCTGATAACATGTTTGAATAATAGGTATTATGTTTTTCACGTTCCTTATTTAATTTTACAGCTTTCATAATACCACGCCTGACTTTATTCAAGTCCACagtattaataaaagaaatttttaaatatttctgctTTAAACCAATGAGGTGATTTGACTAAAAAGAGACGATAGAGAATTATTAATTCTAACATCTTTTATATCTACTTTTAATTTTATCATACCAAATCAAGATCTTCTTTATAAATAGTCTGTACTTtatgtattaaattattatattttttatttaaaccaGTAGAAACTTCCTCATATGTATCCTTtttgcataaaatataaaaatatggatTATAAGGATACGAAATTTTAAATCTAGTACAGTCTTCTTCTAAAAAATAATAGTCCACACCACTCATTAATCTTTTATCATTTTCCATAATTTCTGtctataaaaaagtaaaataatttaaagaacAAATACAAAGCAattcataatattttatatgatttttATACTTACTGCATGCATATTGATAAGAAATCCTATTCTTTCCTTCATATCAGTTACTCTATGAAAACCATATAAACCATCGATTCTTATATTTTCATTAACTTCATTTACCCTGTTGCCACCTGAAATCTCTCTAAAGAAATGTAAAAAGAGtgaataaattacaaaaatagtAATCCATAATACActttatattacaatttaattacCCTGATGCATTTCCTTCTTGACTTTGATTATTCCCTGTATTTTCCTTAAACGGTCGAAATTTCCCTGTATTTTGTAAACTTGTCATTTTGTACGATAATCAATTACGTAAACTATAAGTAGCTTTAATTATACACAATATGTCACCAATTAATATAAGAAAAACAGATATTATCAGTTATTATTTAACAAGGCACTGTGATACTCGAGGCATGTGTGTACAGGTTGTAATTTGCCCGCCAATAGATCTATTGGTCTATAGATATGTGTGTAATAAGAGAGAGAATAAGagaatatttctaataaaaatacataaaatgtaagttgaataacaataaaaattatacttGTTTTTGTATAcaatatacttttacatttctttaaattaattaatccatATTTTCAAGTAATACATATGTAAGTATATATGATATTGCAATTTTAGTTAAAAGCCATCTTTCAAAACTCAATCTCatcatttcttttatttctttttttactctaaacatttacaacaaatttttaaatatcctaaAGATTAGgctttttatatataaattcagccaattataatatattaagtTAGCATTATGAGAAATTTACTAGAGGTATGATCTACAAGCTCAAAGAAAAATCCCGAGACTTATCGATTTGGAAAAAGGAACGAAATTGTAGGTGGCTCCACGACAGTAATGCGGTTCGACAACAATCGTTAAGTAAATTGACTTCGCAATTTAAGTGAACGTACagagatataaataaatgaGAAAATTAGATACACAAGAGGCCTGGGGTGCCGAAAGGTTAGAAGCGCAATTAGAAGCCGCTCGAGATGGTCTTCGGGGACTCGATCGAAGTATTCGAAAAATTTTGGGCCGGGATCTGCCTGATGGAGAAAACGGACCGTTACAACCACCACCCAGGTTAAATTCtgaataatttatttccaaaCACCCTTAAACCATCATAGCAAAATgccatttcataaaatatacatCTTGCCCAATAGTTCAATAATCTTTGAATGAAACACTGTTGTCTACAAACATAACCTATTTCATTTCGATAATTTCCACTTTATTAAATTATACGTGATCTCATCGTATTTATTGACGTATCGTAGTAATGTTGTAATGAGAGCTTTATTTGCTTAAGTGCACGATACATAATTACCAAACTTGATAGTGATAAATATTCGTTCCTTATACTATGTAACCGTATACTATGTTCACTTAACTATGTAACCTTATTAAAATAGGAAAGGAAGACTATgtgtatatttattgaaatattctttTGCATTTATAATTTCAATAGATTATCACAAAAGAGACCATTGCAAGAGGATAGAAGGCGTGTTGTTTCTGATTTTGTCAACAATGAACTACCTGGTGGAAAAAGGAGATGGCAAGGTTCAAATGGTGAACCAAAAACAGTTTTCAGTCGGTTAAGTGCACGTGTTCCTTCTAATAATGACGATAGTGCTGATGAAGATGATAATGTTATTAAGGTAGAATTCTATAACAATTTGCTCATTCTTACCGATATATTGTTTTAAGTATTATTATTGAATGGGTATTTTAGCCAGCAGTGTCTTCGAGAGTGATAGCAACACCGAGAGAGATTCCATCTAGACAGGAAGTTATTAGACGGGAAAGAATAGATGAACGTAGCAGGCAAAGGAATAAACGAATGTTTGGTGCCCTTTTAGGAACATTACAGAAATTTCGGCAAGAAGAAACTAAACTGAAAGCAAAGGTATATTTCTTCACTTGATACGAGAAagaattttttttcatatttctgaAGATAACAATATTTTGTAGGAAGATAAAAAAGCAGAAGTAGAGGCAAGAGTAGAAGAAGCcagaagaagagaaaaggaagaatTACGACGAGAAAGACAACAATTATTCTTATCGCGTAAACGGCAACTAGCAGAAGTCCGAGCACTAGAGGCAAAATTGGCGCGCAGCCGACAATTTCAAGATTGGCGCGCGGCGCAATTACCACTTGCTTCGTTTATAAAAACGCGTGCCCAACCTCCTATTTATTACGTACCAAAGCGTAAACATCCACAAACTGATATTCTATTAACGCAATCTGCGAAAGAACTTCATGGTACGCACTTCGATAAAGAGCGTTaagtataaattttaaataaaaggaATTATAATATGCGTTTGTTTCATATTACAGAGGAGATCGAAAGAAGGGAGAAGGCATTGGTCGAAGAGCTGGAACTTATAGAAGTGCAAGTAGGTCTTGGGAAACATCAACAAAATTTTGATGGATCCGCAACATTAAATACAACAGCGGAAGTTCCACAGTCGacggaagaaggagaagaaaatcGCGATCCAAATCCAGAGAAGAACTTAGAATCAGAGAATAACGAACCGGCTGATGTTTCCATGAAATCCGACAAGGATGAAAATTACGAAAACACGAATGATATTGAAAAGAAGGAGGAAGTAAAGGTAGATGAAGCAAAAGATGAAAATAATGGCTAGTATTAAATGTACTTACAATAATTGTACATATTACGTACATTGAATGGTCCAACGAAGGAGAAGATGTTTTTCTTACACAACACTTTACATGTATGaatgaattttacaattttcaaaGAAAACATTTCACTTTTTACTTGTCATCATATAGATATAAATTCATTCCCTTCATTGAATTACATGCTCATTTTGTCATCATCCAAATGTCAAGTAGCAAACGTTATTCAGATTTTTCTTAGatgtaagaagaaacactaTGATCGGGGATATAGTTGCATTTCATTGGAaccaatattttttaaatgttatatATTTGTATCATGGCTGTTGTAGAATATTATTTAAGTAATTACCATCTTGTAAGTAGGACAAAAACTTTGAGAAATAAGTGGATAAATGTCGATAAACAGTCGTTCAAATTGAATCGATACATTTATAGTTTGGGAAACATTATGTAAAATAGTCCGCTCATTGTTTTCTTCGTATCAGCATCTGTCTTTTAATACGTATGTGAAGAAGAGAATCATTGAATAAATGATTTAATGCTTTACGTGTATcgtagaataaaatataaattccaaTTTCGAGGATATCTGTTGGTAACATAGTATAGTTCAAATACTTacgaaaatttgtatatttgtgTTTCCTccctttacttttctttttattttttttttttttttttttttttttttgttgttgttgttctACACACCATATGTACGATACACATTAATTACGACGGTTAAAAAGTGGATAACTTTTTTCCATAGCAATATTAATAGATACCTGTTACATAAAATGAATTTGAATTTATTATCTTAAGAgataatttttcttttgtttttattaaataagaaataaacaaattttggaattacatgtatttttaaataaactaaaaatgaaCGAGATCCTTCTATGTACATGCCCATTTCGTTTTCAGTTAAGTTGCGTTACATATTCGATTAAAATTTTCCTATTGATCGAATCTACAATGTAACTATTAATAACTTTTAAACCGTTCAAATTTGCCTGAATCTAGGTGAAATAATCGTCTTCAAAGTACTTGCCTAATTATTTCTATTGCATTTTTCGAACAATTATGGTAcccatatattttctttcggcgtattttgtaaattaactaaattatgattaaattttttcagattaaattaattttccagTAAATATTCCAACGAAGGATATTTCAAAGTTCATTAATTTCCATTTAATCGAACCTGAACACCTCGGAAGATGATGCACGATTCAGCGATGAGAAGAGGTGCAGTTCATAAAGAAGCGAAGATTAAGCGCTGTAATTCGTTAACTAATTTACGCCCAGAACGTAATCCCGAATCTTTGTCGGTGAATTCTACGGGACATTCTATCTTTCCTGTGATATTCAAAGGTAGGAGGGGATGGCATGAAAGGGGCGTTCCGCCATGCAACCTCGGAATATGGCTAATGCGTCTGTGCGCCGTCGTTCCATCCTCCTTTTGCACTTCGGCAAAATAACTCCTTTGGACAGTAAGTGGTAACctctttacaaaatatttacattaaaatatcgtttaaaTGAAATTACTCTAAGTAAGATCGAGTTCAATCAAAGCTACTCTGTAAACGAATACGAATAAAAATGATCATTGACCCGCTGGAGGAGACAGTAGCCAAGCTTGTTCGTTAAATCTTTCGAAGACGCGCAAGATGTTACTCTTTGGTCTAAAGGAAAACAATTCCAATTTCCGAAGAATCAAAGAAGAACGACGAGACCTTTGCTTCGGATGAGTCGACCAACGTTCTTACAATCTTCGTAGTTTCGTAGTTGGAGTATTTATCTCGTTAAAATTGGATGGAGCAGGTTCGCAACAAGGTGAAAGAAGATTCTGTTTTTACCACGCAGATAGAATACGATCCTCTCTTGGTTCCACCATTTTACCAGCtgataaataattgtaaaaaccGCTTTGAAGACTAGACGAGGTAAATACGCGAGATTGCCTCGCACGTCAGCCGTCGTTCGTTCACGGAAGCGAAAAAAGGGAACAGATTAAAAGTTGGAGCGGCGACGCTCGACATCGGATAGCGCAGAGGCATGAAGCGTGCGACGCGACGCGTCGCGGAGACATGAGAGGAGCCGACAGGGGCTAGGGGTCTGCGAGCTATTTGTACACCGAATGGAAAACGCGCCAAACACTCGCCTCCAGACGAGAGGAACCACGCTGGACCACGGGAATGGTGACGTTTTCTTAATTACCGCGTTTCCTTCTACTCCTTTCCCTCGATCCTATTTCCTATCGAGAAAAAGACTTCATCGTCGTCGGGATAAGAGAAGATGGAACAAGAGGAAGCAGAGATCGGGAATCCTGATGATAGTAGATGATCGGAGATATTATTCTACCAAGATCTTCGAGAAGGTGAAAGAGCATGTGATAGGAACGACTCGTTGAAATCTAATCTTATTtaatttaaccctttgagtgcgtCTAGCGccgacgatcgctgtggacggaatactttttcgttagactgaactctgccgattgactattgaaagcgcaaatcgcaataagttatagtaattcttttgcacgagattaaatgattcgaGAGCGTTATTTCttagtaatttttaattatttattataaacattgaaatttacagttaactagaatttgggtaataaactagaaaactaaatttagtaaatataacacaagttaataatttagttgtgtgtgaaaaattcagtgcttgagaaaactaattaaaccagatgtagagttttcttacaagcgGTGACCACTTCGacaataacgaggcactattggcatttgtttactgccgtaaggaatgcatttatatttatttcacacaaacgtaatagtatcacttctgcgtaggtgttcggaaaaattgaaaaacccatacatgcgtccttagcccatgccgggcacttacagaaagcgcATGTATCTGTCCtcagtccacaccgatagctttcgccagacacctatatgcgcccacagcactcaaagggttaattgcGATTTATTTGCGGGGAAACCCCCATTGGAATATACAATATTACATTACAGTTACTATTCAAGTATTAGTTTGCATCGTTGGTATTTAACGCAATGCGATTAAAAGTAAGATTTTGAAATTCTCAATGATTCGAAGATAGTCTATAAGACCATTTAACACTCCATCAGCAAACCGAATACCGTGAGTTATTCTTCTTCTAAGAGTGGACATTACGAGCTGACGAGCATGACACGTAAAAGGCGCGCAGTGGACTCGTCACAGGGTTTGGCGGTGGTTCGACTGTACGGAAAAATTGTACGTTTCTCGAAGTACGGAAAAGTTATTCCATCACCGTGTTTACCTCAGCTCGTTCTCGGGAAATCGCGCGACTCGAGGTTGACGCTGCGCCTTTCCACTTGCGCGAAATCTCGGCCCATTAATCGTGCCCGTGCTCCTCTAAtacattctattctattctaagCGAGACAGATACGCGGCGCGGCCTGTTCTCTCGCGGAGGGTTTATTTACCCGTTAATTTATTAGCGTATCTTCGTCATGGCGTAGCTCGTAATCGAGCGCGACGGAGTTCGCGAGCACGGCGTGCCGCGCGAAGCAAAACGCTCGCTACCAGAACTCGCCGTATTTTAAACGGCAAGGAATCGCAACCGGACACAACGACCAGGAACACCTTTATCTCACGCTTGGGTCTTCATGTTCGTTGAAAAACCGCTGACGTGTATTTGCCGTGGAAATTTATACGCCTATTCACGGCCAATGTCCGTCCACTCCTCTGATATTAGAACCTGTAACTGTTTGATGGAGCTTTTACATCCGAGATaaattattctgtatattctctGCACGATGATGTACGTAGTTAGAAGAACGAAATTTTTGGACGTTGTTCTAATTCCAGTTATGCTCTAAGTCTCTTTACCACGATTAACAATTCGCCTTCCGTGTATTACTAAATCGTTATTAAATGTCTACCTTAATCGATAATAGGTTCGTCCGTAAGTTCGTGCGGTTTTCGTTTCACATCGAATATTATATCTCGTAACAATCGCCTATCGGCTATGACCCATAGGTACGTCGTTCGATACCTTCTGTTTTCTTCTTTCGTGCGATTTTTCCGCGTATATTTTTCCGTGTCAATAACAAAGCGATTTATCGTTCAACAGATACGGAGATTAACGGAAACAAATGTTCGCTCCCACCGTTATAGTCGAGGCGAATGTTTCTTTCCACGACTGGCAGAGTGGATCGCGGAATTCTTCGAACGATGAATCCGAAAATTATCGCAACGTTGAGAAGTTGTAAATATTACGGAGAATACGAAACCGCACTCACCTATGGACCAATCCGTTGGTTGATCTGCGAATCTCTTGCTTGTTACTCCACAGTGTGCAGTCGTTACACGGTCTGCCACAAGATCTCTGTtgctcctctttctttctttcattcttgCAGAAAATCTCTCCACAGTAAGCACGTATGAGAAGTTTTCTGGAAGGAGAGACTACGAGGACCAAGGAGCATCCCCCTTTCTTTTCCGCGGTTAATAAAAGTGGCCCGCTGTTAATGAGACCGTGGAAAGCCGACACTGAACGACTTCCAAAGAAGCGGTTCCCGTGAGCAGGTTCTGTCGCTCCTTTGACTAGGGAGTAATAGAGTATCGGGGCGGAGTATCTTACCGCGGAATGGAAAAGGGGATATTCGTATTTCAAAGGGACTGACCGTCATGCCGGCGCGATGctcgttacgttataactcgcCTAAACATCAGGAGAAAAAGGCGAACGGTTATATAGCGTGTACGTCGGCGGCAAAGCTAACGATTCAACAAGTTTTTAGACTTTCGTGAATCTCGTTTGTTTGGTTTCCGACAAAGGCGAAGATCGGGAAATTAGAAAAGTTTGTCCTTTCTCGCTCTTCGATGAAATACGATGATAAGCGAACGATGTTTAGACGGCGACCACGTTGATTTTGTATAAATGGCGGCTGAAAGGAGGTCCATTGGAAAAACTATCATTGGTTATTTTAGCCAAGAATCGTGAAGCTGGAAGCACCAAGTGGGTGTCTAATTTCGTCGAAGAGGAGGGATTTCACGCTCGATCAACGCTGATTGGACAACGCCGGTCCGTTTGCTTTTATAACTTGGTGCTTTCGTACGCTCGTGCGCGCTCGCCTATGTACTTGCACAGAAGAGAGCGCCGAGCATGTTGTGTGCTATACCTATGCCTGTTGtcacaaataattaatattacgaaatttaaGATTAGCGGAAATGGtactattgtatttattattacttGTACTTACTTCTCTTAAATAATTCTTGTTCCTCGGAGTCGAAACTACGTGGCGAACAGGGTTCCCTTATGCAACAAGCATTTCGCCGGTCGAAGTTTAATTAAAATGGTAAAACGTAAACGGGCAGCTCTCTTGCAGAAACATTGTTTCTGTGAAAAACAAGAGAGGAAACGATTAATTTAGTTGTAAGCTTGTACGCCTTAAGAACGATATCGCAGCTCATTAAACATTGCACGGCCATTATCTGTGGTTACAGAGAAACGTTGCTGATTATTCGGAATGGAAGCATCAATCAAGCAGTCCACGTTATCGGTAGTTACGCGCGAATCGATCCATGTACGCGCATTTATTACAAGACCGTTAACAGAATACGTAAAAGCCCGAGATAGACAATAATTCCATCGGACACAATACCATCGAACGTGCTTTACGACCATCCCATCTCTTCTAGATACGTTCTACTCGCTCTTTCATTCGTTGGCTGGCCGCAGTCAATAAAGAATCGACGGAACGAAGATGGAAAGTTAATTTCTTCGTTGTTGAAAGCTTCCCTGCAAGACGAAGCGGCTGAAATCTAAAGCTCCGTTTGCACCGTTCGGACATTTGAACGTTCGAGTTTGAAATCTCAAATGCAAGCAACCGGAGCAATTTATAGTTGGCAATTATAGACTCGCGTTTAGCCGCTGAAA
The Bombus affinis isolate iyBomAffi1 chromosome 2, iyBomAffi1.2, whole genome shotgun sequence genome window above contains:
- the LOC126928901 gene encoding DNA polymerase epsilon catalytic subunit 1 isoform X2 — its product is MTSLQNTGKFRPFKENTGNNQSQEGNASGEISGGNRVNEVNENIRIDGLYGFHRVTDMKERIGFLINMHATEIMENDKRLMSGVDYYFLEEDCTRFKISYPYNPYFYILCKKDTYEEVSTGLNKKYNNLIHKVQTIYKEDLDLSNHLIGLKQKYLKISFINTVDLNKVRRGIMKAVKLNKEREKHNTYYSNMLSDVLNTEQSTGDIKKQTIDFMDNILDIREYDVPHHVRVSIDMKICCGNWYSVKTRGNDVPIITKRDDLIEPPDPIVLAYDIETTKLPLKFPDADTDQIMMISYMIDGQGYLITNREIIANDIENFEYTPKPEFEGFFTVFNEPNEKATIKRFFDHINDIRPHIFVTYNGDFFDWPFVETRAAFHNMDMKDRIGFSKNRDGVYSSRPAMHMDCLCWVRRDSYLPVGSQNLKAVAKAKLRYNPVELDPEDMCRLASEDPETLANYSVSDAVATYYLYYKYVHPFIFALCTIIPMEPDEVLRKGSGTLCESLLMVQAFQANIIFPNKQEQEFNKFTKDGHLLDQETYVGGHVEALESGVFRADIPCRFKIVPSAVEELINGVESALKHAIQEEEKVPIEMVTNFEEVVEEITMKLKGLRNQPLRLENPVIYHLDVGAMYPNIILTNRLQPSAMVDETVCAACNYNKPGALCQRKMEWMWRGEYFTATLSEYQRMQQQLENEKFPPQFPGGARRAYHELSKEEQVSYEKKRLTEYCKKAYKKVKITSMEERTQTICQKENSFYVDTVRAFRDRRYEYKALTKVAKQEVAAAVAKGDAADIKSAKNREVLYDSLQLAHKCILNSFYGYVMRKGSRWFSMEMGGIVCYTGAHIIMRAREIIEQVGRPLELDTDGIWCVLPASFPDNVVVYTTHPKKKKLVVSYPNAVLNFMVKDQFTNDVYHELVDPENLTYKIKSENSIFFEVDGPYLAMVLPAAKEEGKRLKKRYAVFNFDGSLAELKGFEVKRRGELQLIKVFQTSVFESFLKGSTLEECYASVAKDADYWLDILYSKCADMPDSELFELISENKSMSRKLEEYGSQKSTSISTAKRLAEFLGDQMIKDAGLACKYIIANKPQGAPVTERAIPLAIFQSEPAIRKYYLRKWLKDSSLQSDDIRDILDWSYYIERLGSAIQKIITIPAAMQGLSNPVPRVKHPDWLHKRVMEKSATHKQKKITDMFTMMPKDNEKNVGDQDIESSETCDIEDIAGKPSTSKQSLPIVNKRKRQLLERNEAENANRSWKEVLGSPPPMGTTKEERLKWLEFHKQKWAHQAKQRAEYQKSKKSKRSNNDGDEVSWGVARDTNTSTLGGFFKRTQRKLLMNPWQIIQISPTNKPGLYRLWVLVDKDLHQLRLIIPRIFYVNTRKPKPNPEPGKKVSWKESKKVLPRSRPIYNLYQYTVPETQFQLYSQELLEDMSRPEIEGIYETQMSLEFRAILQLGCVCTVDPKAARTMADGADTFALDQLEYKSVAVQSYLKNLNETNYIFLYHHWSSNHQRALWGLFLNATKRAYIFVLDSVSSNQMPNMNTLYIQERDTVISTNGEDKVKFLPESMRFELKFETNFQQVCRIIQAVITTYKNEGHGPTVFIIQTALDKTTLVTHMPLLNDFPLISTYVQDIETLYNTLEWQKVGAKTMLRHYLKSQQIYELMTEQCRFLHVPIGNIPADPIVFGADLFFARHLQKNNFVLWCSPTEKPDLGGSENDDNRLLTDYEESLHSAANNAGTYSSVCIELEIESLAVNTLLQHHHIHDIDGTSNFVAFHTQQQTSVQDMATHDGMTNIIPNYDETVLCSPAFRILRNMMVTFAQFFTLRSCFEKNFAYLYEKIIRTVISRI